From a single Pseudomonas sp. A34-9 genomic region:
- a CDS encoding lipoprotein, translating to MKRLISSLAALVAVACLVSACGQKGPLYLPDDDQDPAEQAQSSQKQPSKAHKHDVYQ from the coding sequence ATGAAGCGCCTGATCTCTTCCCTTGCTGCGCTCGTCGCGGTTGCCTGCCTCGTTTCGGCCTGTGGTCAAAAAGGCCCGCTGTACCTGCCGGATGACGATCAGGACCCGGCCGAGCAAGCCCAGTCTTCGCAGAAGCAGCCGTCCAAAGCTCACAAGCACGACGTTTACCAATAA